In Torulaspora globosa chromosome 1, complete sequence, a genomic segment contains:
- the WTM1 gene encoding transcriptional modulator (similar to Saccharomyces cerevisiae WTM1 (YOR230W)): MTSDIKKNKVRNEEYKIWKKTVPFLYQHISSVRPKFSSRVDDALKSEKRLTFSDKVIPDKKKGLLSTSVLYSQGSDIYEIDCELPLGAFYERSDEDAGKTLPDPDYGDAFVRAQEEVPTAKWTFLGESVTKLAYLGSGPGDSNLLAMSKNGSLAWFRNGIKVPVHIMQEIMGPGTSFSSIHSYTSPEELSVSDFALSDDFETLVKCQSNGKEEESIVKIVDNSGTPGEVLRKINIPATVTHTVRFFDNHLFATCSDDNVLRFWDTRTEGKPLWDLKDPNHGRILSFDVSPVVDTLFATGTDTGIVKVWDVRAVVAATTDYTNRQHGQDPEQNELINFYHSGGDSVVDVQFSYTSSSEFLTVGGSGNVYQWDLDYFFSEYGDENADTVDMDIAKADVLQSQCLKFLHTGGSRRSIGANGKRNTVAYHPVIDDLVGVVDQDSLITVYKAFTGRDDDNDEKKKSEKAEPQADAFNEH, translated from the coding sequence ATGACCAGTGATATTAAGAAAAACAAAGTTAGGAACGAAGAGTACAaaatctggaagaaaacGGTGCCATTCCTGTATCAGCATATCTCGAGCGTTAGACCAAagttcagcagcagagtGGACGATGCATTGAAGTCGGAGAAGAGACTGACATTTTCAGACAAAGTTATACcagacaagaagaaggggCTCTTGAGCACTAGTGTACTGTATTCTCAGGGCAGCGACATATACGAGATCGACTGTGAGCTGCCATTGGGGGCGTTTTACGAGAGATCGGACGAGGATGCGGGAAAGACGTTGCCCGATCCGGACTACGGCGATGCGTTCGTGAGAGCTCAGGAGGAGGTGCCAACCGCTAAGTGGACGTTTCTTGGCGAGAGCGTGACAAAGTTGGCGTATCTTGGGAGCGGTCCCGGGGACAGCAACCTCTTGGCGATGTCGAAAAATGGGTCGCTGGCGTGGTTCCGCAATGGCATCAAGGTGCCCGTTCACATCATGCAGGAGATAATGGGTCCTGGCACCAGTTTTTCGAGCATCCACTCCTACACGAGCCCGGAAGAGCTGAGCGTTTCTGATTTTGCCCTgtctgatgattttgagaCGCTGGTAAAATGCCAGTCGAATGGcaaggaggaggagagCATTGTGAAGATAGTGGATAACTCGGGAACCCCAGGCGAGGTGCTTCGCAAGATAAATATCCCAGCCACGGTGACACACACGGTGAGATTTTTCGACAATCATCTGTTTGCAACGTGCTCGGACGACAATGTATTGCGGTTTTGGGATACCAGAACCGAGGGCAAACCACTGTGGGACCTGAAGGACCCCAACCACGGCAGAATCCTGTCCTTCGACGTTTCGCCCGTCGTTGACACCTTGTTCGCCACCGGTACCGACACAGGTATCGTCAAGGTATGGGACGTACGTGCAGTCGTGGCAGCCACTACTGATTACACAAACAGGCAGCACGGTCAGGACCCCGAGCAGAATGAACTAATCAATTTCTATCACTCGGGTGGGGACTCGGTTGTGGATGTGCAATTTTCGTATACTTCGTCGTCAGAGTTTCTGACCGTCGGTGGTAGCGGCAACGTCTACCAATGGGACTTGGACTACTTCTTCTCTGAGTATGGGGACGAGAACGCCGACACCGTGGATATGGACATCGCCAAAGCAGACGTCTTGCAGAGCCAATGCCTGAAGTTCCTGCACACAGGAGGTAGCAGAAGATCAATCGGTGCAAACGGTAAGAGAAATACTGTAGCATATCATCCGGTtatcgatgatcttgtGGGTGTAGTGGATCAAGACAGTCTGATTACCGTGTACAAGGCCTTTACCGGCAGAGACGACGACAatgacgagaagaagaaatcagagaAGGCCGAACCGCAAGCTGATGCGTTTAACGAACATTAG
- the MKK1 gene encoding mitogen-activated protein kinase kinase MKK1 (ancestral locus Anc_8.652): protein MASLFKPPGSARRNDKSPKLTLPPLLRNNNAASGIGGKDVEGDCTNKQPLESTSSMNSASSDATLTYASQQRNYSTSPSGPVKNVKKRPVPPPLPPLVLTEIKQSQGKSSGENLSSVSDSLHKLQLNSDDPASGTVSPNMNLENQESPTRPGTNVSVPYLRKDFNASIDSYPSTLISAYEHSSRDASPVKKPPVPKSVPLMGKDVDELDEASWEYPQLKDEIVTLGMLGEGAGGSVAKCKLKTGSKVFALKTINTLNSDPEYQKQIFRELQFNKSFESESIVKYYGMFSDEENSTIYIAMEYMGGRSLDAVYKNLISRGGRVSEKVLGKIAEAVLRGLSYLHERKIIHRDIKPQNILLNDKGQVKLCDFGVSGEAVNSLATTFTGTSFYMAPERIQGQPYSVTCDVWSLGLTLLEVAQGCFPFGSGRMTANIAPIELLTLILTFTPELKDEPELKVSWSRAFKSFIEYCLKKDPRERPSPRQMIRHPWVQGQMKKKVNMEKFIRSCWDKNDDELHTYS from the coding sequence ATGGCTTCGTTATTCAAACCCCCTGGATCAGCGAGACGCAATGACAAATCACCGAAATTGACTCTCCCGCCCTTGTTGAGAAACAACAATGCAGCCTCTGGCATCGGAGGAAAAGATGTGGAGGGCGATTGTACTAACAAACAGCCCTTGGAAAGCACCTCATCCATGAACTCAGCATCTTCGGATGCCACATTGACGTACGCCAGCCAGCAACGAAACTACTCGACTTCACCATCGGGTCCTGTGAAAAATGTAAAGAAGAGACCAGTTCCGCCGCCCCTGCCGCCTTTGGTGCTTACGGAGATAAAGCAGTCGCAGGGCAAATCATCAGGCGAGAACCTGAGCTCCGTATCGGACTCTTTACACAAGCTACAGTTGAACTCGGATGACCCTGCAAGCGGAACCGTATCCCCCAACATGAACCTGGAAAATCAGGAATCTCCAACGAGGCCCGGCACAAATGTGTCGGTACCCTACCTCAGGAAGGATTTCAACGCATCTATCGACTCGTACCCATCAACTCTGATATCTGCCTATGAGCATAGTAGTCGAGACGCGAGTCCTGTCAAGAAGCCACCGGTGCCGAAGTCAGTCCCGCTGATGGGGAAGGATGTGGACGAGCTAGATGAGGCGAGCTGGGAATACCCGCAGCTGAAAGACGAGATAGTCACTTTAGGGATGCTAGGCGAAGGCGCCGGTGGTTCGGTCGCCAAATGCAAACTCAAGACGGGCTCCAAAGTGTTTGCCTTGAAGACGATCAACACTTTGAACAGCGATCCCGAATATCAGAAGCAGATTTTCAGAGAGTTGCAGTTTAACAAGAGTTTCGAATCGGAATCAATCGTGAAGTATTACGGGATGTTCTCGGACGAGGAGAATTCAACTATCTACATCGCCATGGAGTACATGGGCGGCAGATCGCTGGACGCCGTCTACAAGAATCTGATCAGCCGCGGTGGCAGAGTCAGCGAGAAAGTCCTGGGGAAGATAGCAGAGGCGGTGCTGCGGGGCCTGTCGTACCTGCACGAGAGGAAAATCATTCATCGAGACATCAAGCCACAGAACATCCTGCTCAATGACAAGGGACAAGTGAAGCTGTGCGATTTCGGCGTCAGCGGCGAAGCAGTCAACTCGCTGGCGACCACATTCACTGGGACTTCTTTCTACATGGCCCCGGAAAGAATTCAAGGCCAACCCTACAGCGTGACCTGCGACGTGTGGTCTCTTGGGCTAACGTTGCTCGAGGTGGCACAGGGATGTTTCCCCTTCGGCTCGGGCCGAATGACCGCCAACATTGCCCCGATCGAATTGCTGACCCTGATCCTCACGTTCACACCAGAACTGAAGGACGAGCCTGAGCTCAAAGTGAGCTGGAGCAGAGCCTTCAAGTCGTTTATCGAATACTGTCTGAAGAAAGACCCCCGCGAGCGTCCATCTCCCAGACAGATGATACGACATCCATGGGTTCAAGGtcaaatgaagaagaaggttaaCATGGAGAAATTCATCAGAAGTTGCTGGGACAAGAATGATGACGAACTGCACACATATAGCTAG
- the MGE1 gene encoding mitochondrial nucleotide exchange factor MGE1 (ancestral locus Anc_8.653) yields MRAFARVTRVAPRSIATGRVVCRPLATPGAGRTVGLRFYSDELKKEPEAGTEEVRKPEGEKLTEEQKKIKELESQVEKKTKEAAELKDRLLRSVADFRNLQEVTKKDIQKAKDFALQRFAKDLLESVDNFGHALSAFKEPDSAKNQEISDLYTGVRMTRDVFEKTLKKHGIEKLDPIGEQFDPNKHEATFELPQPDKEPGTVFHVQQVGFTLNDRVIRPAKVGIVKSPE; encoded by the coding sequence ATGAGAGCTTTTGCCAGGGTGACCAGAGTTGCGCCAAGATCGATTGCCACCGGCCGCGTGGTCTGCAGGCCTCTAGCGACCCCCGGTGCCGGCAGAACGGTGGGTTTGCGATTTTACTCtgatgagctgaagaaggagccTGAAGCCGGAACTGAGGAAGTCAGGAAGCCTGAAGGGGAGAAGCTCACGGAGGAGcagaaaaagatcaaagagttgGAGAGCCAGgtcgagaagaaaaccaaAGAGGCTGCTGAGCTAAAAGACAGACTACTGAGATCGGTTGCCGACTTTAGAAACCTGCAGGAAGTCACCAAGAAGGATATCCAGAAAGCGAAGGACTTTGCCTTGCAGAGATTCGCCAAAGACCTACTGGAGTCGGTCGACAACTTCGGACACGCGCTAAGTGCGTTCAAGGAGCCGGATTCCGCCAAGAACCAGGAGATCAGCGACCTCTACACCGGTGTCAGAATGACCAGGGACGTCTTCGAAAAGACTCTGAAAAAGCACGGTATCGAGAAACTCGATCCCATCGGCGAACAGTTCGACCCCAACAAGCACGAGGCGACCTTCGAGCTCCCACAACCTGACAAGGAACCGGGGACCGTGTTCCACGTCCAGCAGGTCGGCTTCACCCTCAACGACAGAGTCATCAGGCCCGCCAAGGTCGGCATCGTCAAGTCCCCAGAGTGA
- a CDS encoding uncharacterized protein (ancestral locus Anc_8.654), which translates to MASIPQRHTYYGGEAVGLSDLRGTEGSRHRRRHVTFGPYILGSTLGEGEFGRVKLGWSKHASNSPNEVPKQVAIKLVRRDTIPKNSEKEIKIYREINALKHLSHPNIVRLEEVLQNSKYIGIVLEYASGGEFYKYIQKKRRLKEGVACRLFVQLVSGVHYMHAKGLVHRDLKLENLLLDKHENLVITDFGFVNEFFAHNELMKTSCGSPCYAAPELVVSSKPYEARKADIWSCGVILYAMLAGYLPWDDDPKNPDGNDIAKLYHYITRTPLKFPEYVTPLPRDLLRRILCPDPKKRISMRNIEKHEWVRPHLPFLSITPEEWDRTMLSNQVFRPPKMKSQHSSRPRSNCSTSSTGSKSDKRDSLVIDSALVNLPAPPQESQSHVITKPSPPSPELRRSPVRGMNRHSRSNSAASIALQAVVDAEREHNMQQEVYISLSKKNHPHKNRNTPAFIVQRSNTHSGTSGNTSSLMNKDSTIVETSPAKGHTSKTEPKSNELHTLATSINKDSQNIRSKTNHTANQYHHFAAHHRKPRPTSYHPGSSASAAETSLPYPSMLASGEAQNQPAAGSSFDSTPSLQIEPSSVAPSGNQSPRMISRKSFSASKPSLDLQSVSGDLIKSQNDTGGLTKGINDQMQETGNDEARHSRRYSGVVVEKTCSTVTEEEVNSKDDHTEISKRTVMEKKPDNRKRFSFLSFYSTYETSKSSLDTNESKIASPPTTTRKQSSSIRQTTTSEPEEPKGNRSVASRRTRSSTKIYRQSVMVANIPESAPAAQPRPQNDQSTAKKVVDFFKRRSMRI; encoded by the coding sequence ATGGCATCTATCCCACAGCGACACACTTACTATGGTGGCGAGGCTGTCGGACTGTCGGATCTCAGAGGAACGGAAGGTTCAAGACACAGGAGGAGACATGTCACGTTTGGGCCGTATATCTTGGGATCTACGCtgggagaaggagaatttGGCAGAGTGAAGTTGGGATGGTCGAAACATGCTTCCAACTCGCCGAATGAGGTCCCGAAACAGGTGGCGATTAAACTTGTGAGGCGTGATACTATACCTAAGAACTcggagaaagaaatcaagaTCTACAGAGAGATCAACGCGTTGAAGCATTTGTCGCATCCAAACATTGTCAGGCTGGAAGAAGTTCTACAGAACTCGAAGTATATCGGGATTGTGTTGGAATACGCATCGGGCGGAGAATTTTACAAATAcatccagaagaaaaggagACTGAAGGAGGGGGTAGCGTGTCGGTTGTTTGTGCAATTGGTTAGCGGTGTGCATTATATGCATGCCAAGGGACTGGTTCATCGAGATTTGAAACTGGAGAACCTCTTGCTCGATAAGCACGAGAATCTTGTGATTACCGATTTTGGATTCGTCAACGAATTCTTTGCCCACAACGAACTAATGAAGACGTCCTGCGGGTCTCCATGTTATGCGGCTCCGGAGCTGGTGGTCAGCTCGAAGCCGTACGAAGCCCGTAAGGCAGATATATGGTCATGTGGGGTGATACTTTACGCCATGCTTGCTGGATACTTGCCTTGGGATGACGACCCAAAAAACCCAGACGGCAATGATATCGCCAAATTATACCATTACATTACTCGCACGCCTCTCAAATTTCCAGAATATGTTACTCCTTTGCCAAGGGACTTGCTGAGGAGAATCCTATGTCCAGACccgaagaagagaataTCTATGAGGAACATCGAGAAACATGAATGGGTCAGGCCGCATCTGCCCTTCTTATCAATAACGCCGGAAGAATGGGATAGGACAATGTTGTCAAACCAAGTCTTCAGAcctccaaagatgaaatctCAACACTCATCGAGGCCGCGTTCGAACTGTTCCACCTCATCCACGGGATCCAAGAGCGATAAGAGAGATTCATTGGTTATCGACTCAGCGTTAGTAAATCTACCGGCACCACCGCAGGAATCACAATCTCATGTTATCACCAAGCCTTCGCCTCCGTCACCTGAGCTGCGGCGATCACCAGTAAGAGGCATGAATAGGCATAGTAGAAGTAATTCTGCTGCATCTATTGCATTGCAGGCAGTTGTCGATGCTGAGCGAGAGCATAACATGCAACAAGAAGTTTACATCAGCctgagcaagaagaaccaTCCGCATAAGAATCGAAATACACCAGCATTCATCGTACAAAGATCAAACACACATTCGGGGACCTCAGGAAACACCTCGTCATTAATGAATAAAGACAGCACCATTGTAGAGACCAGTCCAGCTAAAGGTCACACGTCCAAAACCGAGCCAAAGAGCAATGAATTGCATACATTAGCAACATCAATCAACAAAGATTCTCAGAACATCAGGTCAAAGACGAACCATACTGCGAACCAATATCATCATTTTGCCGCTCACCACAGAAAACCTAGACCAACTTCTTACCACCCTGGATCAAGCGCTTCGGCGGCTGAAACGTCACTGCCTTACCCATCCATGCTGGCAAGTGGGGAAGCGCAAAACCAGCCCGCAGCAGGATCTTCGTTTGACTCGACTCCATCACTGCAGATCGAACCATCATCAGTGGCACCTTCGGGCAACCAATCACCCCGGATGATATCCCGTAAATCGTTTTCTGCCAGCAAGCCTTCGTTGGACCTTCAAAGCGTTTCGGGAGACTTAATCAAGTCTCAGAATGACACAGGAGGCCTGACCAAAGGTATAAATGACCAGATGCAAGAAACCGGGAATGACGAAGCAAGACATAGTCGTCGCTACAGCGGAGTTGTTGTCGAGAAGACGTGTAGTACAGTGACTGAGGAAGAGGTGAATAGTAAAGATGATCATACTGAGATATCAAAAAGAACTGTaatggaaaagaaaccTGACAATAGGAAACGATTCAGTTTTTTGTCCTTTTATTCTACTTACGAAACTTCCAAATCCAGTTTAGACACAAACGAATCAAAGATAGCGTCGCCGCCGACCACTACGAGGAAACAATCGTCGTCAATTAGACAGACAACGACTAGTGAACCTGAGGAGCCCAAGGGTAACAGATCTGTTGCTTCAAGACGAACCCGGTCAAGCACCAAAATCTACAGGCAATCTGTGATGGTCGCCAACATACCGGAGAGCGCTCCCGCTGCACAACCACGTCCGCAGAACGACCAATCCACCGCCAAGAAAGTGGtcgacttcttcaaaaggAGAAGCATGAGGATCTAA
- a CDS encoding 60S ribosomal protein eL33 (ancestral locus Anc_8.655), whose amino-acid sequence MAESHRLYVKGKHLSYQRSKRVNNPNVSLIKIEGVATPQEAQFYLGKRVAYVYRASKEIRGSKIRVIWGKINRTHGNSGVVRATFRNNLPAKTFGASVRIFLYPSNI is encoded by the exons ATGGCTGAATCCCATAGAT TGTACGTCAAAGGTAAGCACTTGTCCTAccaaagatcaaagagagTCAACAACCCAAATGtgtctttgatcaagatcgaGGGTGTTGCCACTCCACAAGAGGCTCAGTTCTACTTGGGTAAGCGTGTTGCCTACGTCTACAGAGCCTCCAAGGAGATCAGAGGTTCCAAGATCAGAGTCATCTGGGGTAAGATCAACAGAACTCACGGTAACTCCGGTGTCGTTAGAGCCACTTTCAGAAACAACTTGCCAGCCAAGACCTTCGGTGCATCCGTTAGAATCTTCTTGTACCCATCTAACATCTAA
- the POC4 gene encoding Poc4p (ancestral locus Anc_8.656) yields the protein MSCVKTLVHTVDSPLYGAVELVATIPTELENARIPISVVLGFADDSAEAPMRLLSYHYALPYRTTQQVVGTALLDTSNDWVRDVTRQLATLISKKFGRPCYVGWSNGAGQQRSVDQLFVIKQCIQFISDNYAS from the coding sequence atgagctgcgTGAAAACTTTGGTCCATACCGTGGATTCGCCGCTGTATGGCGCTGTTGAGCTGGTCGCCACGATCCCGACGGAGCTGGAGAATGCCAGGATCCCGATTTCTGTGGTTCTCGGGTTCGCGGACGACTCAGCAGAAGCACCTATGCGTCTGCTGAGCTACCACTACGCCCTCCCATACCGCACGACGCAGCAGGTGGTCGGAACAGCGTTGCTGGACACCAGCAACGACTGGGTCAGGGACGTCACCAGACAACTGGCGACGCTGATCAGCAAGAAGTTCGGCAGACCGTGCTACGTCGGGTGGTCCAACGGCGCGGGCCAGCAGCGCTCGGTGGACCAACTATTCGTTATTAAGCAATGTATACAGTTCATAAGCGACAACTACGCCTCCTAA
- the DFR1 gene encoding dihydrofolate reductase (ancestral locus Anc_8.657): MTKVPVVAIVACLVPEMGIGFQGSLPWRLSQEMKYFRDVTSTTRDPTKRNAVIMGRKTWESIPPRFRPLPNRINMVVSRQYPCQLSPHDQPYRCNSLAAAVHELQSRLGDTLERIFIVGGADVYSQSFDLADHWLITKIRPAPGTQVPELDTFLDASQMAARLQECSTQELSDFLPAAVAVQAQESAPLQEKGYQFWFTLYRRLN, from the coding sequence ATGACCAAAGTGCCCGTCGTGGCGATCGTAGCGTGTCTGGTGCCCGAGATGGGCATCGGGTTCCAGGGCTCGCTGCCCTGGAGGCTCTCGCAGGAGATGAAGTACTTCCGGGACGTCACCTCGACCACCAGGGACCCGACCAAGCGCAACGCCGTGATCATGGGCCGCAAGACGTGGGAATCGATCCCGCCCCGGTTCCGCCCGCTGCCGAACCGCATCAACATGGTCGTTTCGCGCCAGTACCCGTGCCAGCTCTCGCCGCACGACCAGCCGTATCGCTGCAACTCGCTGGCCGCTGCCGTCCACGAGCTGCAGTCCCGACTCGGCGACACCCTCGAGcgcatcttcatcgtcggCGGAGCCGACGTCTACAGCCAGAGCTTCGACCTCGCCGACCACTGGCTCATCACCAAGATCCGTCCCGCGCCAGGCACCCAGGTCCCGGAGCTCGACACGTTCCTGGACGCCAGCCAGATGGCAGCCCGCCTGCAAGAGTGTTCCACCCAGGAACTGTCCGATTTTCTGCCCGCAGCGGTCGCTGTGCAGGCCCAAGAGAGCGCTCCGCTCCAAGAGAAGGGCTACCAGTTCTGGTTCACACTTTATAGAAGGCTCAACTAG
- the KES1 gene encoding oxysterol-binding protein KES1 (ancestral locus Anc_8.658) yields the protein MSGYASSSSWTTFLKSIASFNGDLSSLSAPPFILSPTSLSEFSQYWAEHPDLFLEPALIDEKNYKERSGAADREVESLEMARMLAVVKYFISTLKSQYCSRNESMGTEKKPLNPFLGELFVGKWENKEHPEFGETVLLSEQVSHHPPITAYAIFNDKNDVKLQGYNRIKSSFSKSLMLGVKQYGHALLEVGQDSYLITLPPLHIEGILVAAPFVELEGKSYIQSSSGLLCVVEYSGRGYFSGKKNSFKARIYRDSKDAKNKEKAVYTISGQWSGTSKITKHSGVAKSKDESSTVFYDATRTPAEHLKVKDLKDQHPLESRKAWKDVADAIRLGDFDLIGRTKTELEEKQREMRKDEQANGVSWQRRWFKDVDYSPNPKDAVYVPEKDDIFKILASQCNLSTKNVPSGTLVDEKDDKKDATSLHWRFQRMLWDNEKEIKL from the coding sequence ATGTCAGGATACGCTAGTTCTTCCTCGTGGACGACGTTTTTGAAGTCGATTGCTTCGTTCAACGGTGATCTGTCGTCGCTGTCAGCTCCACCGTTCATTCTGTCGCCTACTTCGCTGTCTGAGTTCTCGCAGTACTGGGCTGAACACCCGGATCTGTTCCTGGAGCCAGCTCTGATCGACGAGAAGAACTACAAGGAGAGAAGCGGCGCAGCAGACAGGGAGGTGGAGTCGCTGGAGATGGCGAGGATGTTGGCTGTGGTGAAGTACTTTATTTCGACGCTGAAGTCGCAGTATTGCTCGCGTAACGAGTCAATGGGCACCGAGAAGAAGCCGTTGAACCCGTTCTTGGGGGAGCTGTTCGTTGGGAAGTGGGAGAACAAAGAGCATCCCGAGTTTGGCGAGACAGTGCTGTTGAGCGAGCAGGTGTCGCACCACCCGCCGATCACCGCTTACGCGATCTTCAACGACAAGAACGACGTCAAGCTGCAGGGCTACAACCGCATCAAGTCGTCGTTCTCGAAGTCGTTGATGCTGGGGGTCAAGCAGTACGGCCACGCGCTCCTGGAGGTCGGCCAGGACTCGTACCTGATCACTCTCCCACCGCTGCACATCGAGGGCATCCTGGTCGCGGCACCCTTTGTGGAGCTCGAGGGGAAGTCGTACATCCAGTCGTCGAGCGGGTTGCTGTGTGTGGTCGAGTACAGCGGCAGAGGGTACTTCTCcggcaagaagaactcgTTCAAGGCCAGGATCTACAGGGACTCCAAGGACGCGAAGAACAAGGAGAAGGCGGTGTACACCATATCCGGCCAGTGGTCAGGCACTTCCAAGATCACCAAGCACAGCGGGGTCGCCAAGAgcaaagatgaaagctCTACCGTGTTCTATGACGCCACCAGGACCCCTGCAGAGCATTTGAAGGTgaaagacttgaaggaCCAACATCCGCTGGAGAGCAGGAAGGCCTGGAAGGACGTCGCTGACGCGATCAGACTCGGCGACTTCGACTTGATCGGACGAACAAAGACGGAGTTGGAGGAGAAGCAAAGGGAGATGAGAAAGGACGAGCAAGCCAACGGCGTCAGCTGGCAGAGAAGATGGTTCAAAGACGTCGACTACTCGCCAAACCCAAAGGACGCCGTCTACGTGccagagaaagatgatatcttcaagatcttggcCTCGCAGTGCAACCTCTCTACAAAGAATGTGCCCAGCGGTACCCTGGTTGATGAAAAGGACGACAAGAAGGATGCGACTTCGCTGCACTGGAGATTCCAACGCATGCTCTGGGACAACgagaaggagatcaagCTATAA
- the NOP53 gene encoding Nop53p (ancestral locus Anc_8.659) — MAPLATVKRPAQYKQSSRKGKKAWRKNIDLTDIEQSIETRKEQEITHGTPDIGTLKNDALFQVDDTGDAALKSRLIKRKQIKKNLKSKEILEAVKSNSKVAVVKHPKYDEQKHKIQTVSKKELRKLMALAGKIDGESKIKNHIAKDGLVKSDSRDIWGAEESGKVVTPAGISLEVDGNTEVPESLLKDSTTGWSIASVKPKTLDAAPVRVREIEEIPHAGKSYNPDKADWSSLVEKEYKLEKVKEDNRVALQQYREKIQKLMEILDDSEEEVSSDEDDDAEEEDEDEGKPRDDRLSINEPVKNKKKTKHQRNRARKHEEKVKLQEELKKLKAQVKDLEKLEETEKQVQQEDEQRKSRQAEIKKNKVNKKHKLGTKYSARESNLELKFSDELSDSLRKLRPEGNLLYDQLHKLQSSGKIESRVPVKRSRRYKQKITEKWTHKDFK, encoded by the coding sequence ATGGCACCCTTGGCTACGGTGAAGAGACCCGCCCAGTACAAACAGTCGTCTCGTAAAGGTAAGAAAGCCTGGAGGAAAAATATCGACTTAACTGATATTGAACAGAGTATTGAGACGAGGAAGGAGCAGGAAATTACACACGGTACTCCTGACATCGgtactttgaagaatgatgCACTTTTCCAAGTAGACGACACTGGAGATGCGGCGCTGAAGAGTAGACTGATCAAGAGGaaacagatcaagaagaacttgaagagtAAAGAGATCCTTGAAGCGGTGAAGAGTAATTCCAAGGTGGCTGTAGTGAAACATCCAAAGTATGATGAACAGAAGCACAAGATCCAGACTGtttcgaagaaagaattgaGGAAGTTGATGGCGCTGGCCGGTAAAATAGACGGCGAATCGAAAATCAAGAACCATATAGCCAAGGATGGTCTTGTGAAGTCTGACTCTCGTGACATATGGGGCGCGGAGGAGTCTGGCAAGGTTGTTACCCCTGCAGGCATCAGCCTGGAGGTCGATGGCAACACAGAAGTTCCCGAATCTTTGCTTAAGGATTCTACCACTGGTTGGTCGATAGCGTCGGTGAAACCAAAGACTCTGGACGCTGCACCTGTCAGAGTCAGAGAGATTGAGGAGATCCCGCACGCGGGAAAGTCCTACAATCCCGATAAAGCGGACTGGTCTAGTCTGGTTGAAAAGGAGTACAAACTTGAAAAGGTCAAAGAGGACAACAGGGTTGCTCTGCAGCAATACAGggaaaagattcagaaaCTTATGGAAATACTGGATGAcagtgaggaagaagtgtcatctgatgaagacgatgatgccgaggaagaggacgaggacgaagGAAAACCCAGGGATGATAGACTTTCAATCAACGAACCTGTCAAAAATAAAAAGAAGACCAAACATCAAAGGAACAGGGCTAGGAAGCACGAGGAGAAAgtcaagcttcaagaagagcttAAGAAGCTGAAAGCTCAAGTAAAGGATTTGGAGAAGCTAGAAGAAACCGAGAAGCAAGTTCAGCAGGAGGatgaacaaagaaagagccGTCAAGCTGAAATAAAAAAGAATAAGGTCAACAAAAAGCATAAACTGGGGACCAAGTACTCTGCGCGAGAAAGTAATCTCGAGTTGAAATTTTCAGACGAGCTTTCTGATTCTCTAAGAAAGCTGAGGCCCGAGGGTAATCTCTTGTACGATCAGTTGCACAAGTTGCAAAGCTCAGGTAAAATCGAGTCTCGTGTGCCGGTTAAGAGATCTAGGCGGtacaagcagaagatcaCCGAGAAATGGACTCATAAAGATTTTAAATAG